One Suncus etruscus isolate mSunEtr1 chromosome 13, mSunEtr1.pri.cur, whole genome shotgun sequence genomic region harbors:
- the LOC126025784 gene encoding transcriptional regulator ATRX yields MNRIAKKMLLEEIKANLSSDEDGSSDDEGEVRKKRPGKQNEENIEETKSQVNPESDSDSEESKKPRYRHRLLRHKLTVSDGESGEETKTKYKEHKEAKVRNRRKVSSEDSEDSDFQESGVSEEVSESEDEQRPRTRSAKKAELEENQRSYKQKKKRLRIKVQEDSSSENKSNSDGDKEEDEEENEEEEDENDDSKSPGKGRKKIRKILKDDKLRTETQNALKEEEERRKRIAEREREREKLREVIEIEDASPTQCPITTKLVLDEDEETKEPLVQVHRNMVIKLKPHQVDGVQFMWDCCCESVKKTKKSPGSGCILAHCMGLGKTLQVVSFLHTVLLCKKLDFSTALVVCPLNTALNWMNEFEKWQEGLKDDEKLEVSELATVKRPQDRSYMLQRWQEDGGVMIIGYEMYRNLAQGRNVKSRKLKEIFNKALVDPGPDFVVCDEGHILKNEASAVSKAMNSIRSRRRIILTGTPLQNNLIEYHCMVNFIKENLLGSIKEFRNRFINPIQNGQCADSTMVDVRVMKKRAHILYEMLAGCVQRKDYTALTKFLPPKHEYVLAVRMTSIQCKLYQYYLDHLTGVASSNEGGRGKAGAKLFQDFQMLSRIWTHPWCLQLDYISKENKGYFDEDSMDEFIASDSDETSMSLSSDDYTKKKKTKGNKGKKDSSSSGSGSDNDVEVIKVWNSRSRGGGEGLVEDTANNPAASLKLEESKATSSSNPSSPAPDWYKDFVTNSDAEVLEHSGKMVLLFEILRMAEEIGDKVLVFSQSLISLDLIEDFLELASREKTEDKDKPLIYKGEGKWLRNIDYYRLDGSTTAQSRKKWAEEFNDETNVRGWLFIISTKAGSLGINLVAANRVIIFDASWNPSYDIQSIFRVYRFGQTKPVYVYRFLAQGTMEDKIYDRQVTKQSLSFRVVDQQQVERHFTMNELTELYTFEPDLLDDPNSEKKKKRDTPMLPKDTILAELLQIHKEHIVGYHEHDSLLDHKEEEELTEEERKAAWAEYDAEKKGLTMRFNIPTGTNLPPVSFNSQTPYIPFNLGALSAMSNQQLEDLINQGREKVVEATNSVTSVRIQPLEDIISSIWKENMTLSEAQVQALALSRQASQELDVKRREAIYNDVLTKQQMLISCVQRILMNRRLQQQYNQQHQMTYQQATLSHLMMPKPPNLIMNPSNYQQIDMRGMYQSVASGMQPPPLQRAPPPMRSKNPGPSQGKSM; encoded by the coding sequence atgaacaggaTTGCCAAGAAGATGCTTTTAGAAGAAATCAAAGCCAATCTCTCTTCTGATGAAGATGGATCTTCAGATGATGAAGgtgaagtaagaaaaaaaagacctggaaaacaaaatgaagaaaacattgaGGAAACAAAAAGTCAAGTCAATCCTGAATCAGATTCAGACTCTGAAGAATCTAAGAAACCAAGATACAGACATAGGCTTTTGAGACACAAGCTGACTGTGAGTGATGGAGAATCTggagaagaaacaaagacaaaatataaagaacacaAAGAAGCAAAAGTCAGAAATAGGAGGAAGGTGAGCAGTGAAGATTCTGAAGATTCTGATTTTCAGGAATCTGGAGTTAGTGAAGAAGTTAGTGAGTCTGAAGATGAACAGCGGCCTAGAACAAGGTCTGCCAAGAAGGCTGAGTTAGAAGAAAATCAGCGTAGttataaacagaaaaagaaaaggctacGCATTAAGGTCCAAGAAGATTCATCCAGTGAAAATAAGAGTAACTCTGATGGGGATAAAGAGGAGGacgaggaagaaaatgaagaggaagaagatgaaaatgATGATTCCAAATCACCTggaaaaggcagaaagaaaattagaaagattCTGAAGGATGACAAACTAAGAACAGAAACACAAAATGCTcttaaggaagaagaagagagaagaaaacgtATTGCTGAGAGGGAACGGGAACGAGAGAAATTGAGAGAAGTAATAGAAATTGAAGATGCTTCACCTACCCAGTGTCCAATAACAACCAAGTTGGTAttagatgaagatgaagaaactAAAGAACCATTAGTGCAGGTTCATAGAAATATGGTTATCAAATTAAAGCCTCATCAAGTAGATGGTGTTCAGTTTATGTGGGATTGCTGCTGTGAATctgtaaaaaaaacaaagaaatctccaGGCTCAGGGTGTATTCTTGCCCACTGTATGGGCCTTGGTAAGACTTTACAGGTGGTAAGTTTTCTTCATACTGTTCTTTTATGTAAGAAATTGGATTTCAGCACTGCTTTAGTGGTTTGTCCTCTTAATACTGCATTGAATTGGATGAATGAATTTGAGAAGTGGCAGGAGGGATTAAAAGACGATGAAAAACTTGAGGTTTCTGAATTAGCAACTGTGAAACGGCCCCAGGATAGAAGCTACATGCTACAGAGATGGCAAGAAGATGGTGGTGTTATGATCATAGGCTATGAAATGTACAGGAATCTTGCTCAAGGAAGAAATGTGAAGAGTAGGaaacttaaagaaatatttaacaaaGCTTTGGTTGATCCTGGTCCTGACTTTGTTGTTTGTGATGAaggccatattttaaaaaatgaagcatcTGCTGTTTCAAAGGCTATGAATTCTATCCGATCAAGGAGAAGGATTATTTTAACAGGAACACCACTTCAAAATAACCTGATTGAATATCACTGTATGGTTAACTTCATCAAGGAAAATTTGCTTGGATCTATTAAGGAGTTCAGGAATAGGTTTATAAATCCAATCCAAAATGGTCAATGTGCTGATTCTACCATGGTAGATGTCAGAGTGATGAAGAAGCGCGCTCACATTCTCTATGAGATGTTAGCTGGATGTGTTCAGAGAAAAGATTATACAGCATTAACAAAGTTCTTGCCTCCAAAACATGAGTATGTATTAGCTGTAAGAATGACTTCGATTCAGTGCAAGCTTTATCAGTACTACTTAGATCATCTAACAGGTGTAGCTAGTAGCaatgaaggaggaagaggaaaggcaGGTGCAAAACTTTTCCAAGATTTCCAGATGTTAAGTAGAATTTGGACTCATCCTTGGTGTTTGCAGTTGGACTACATTAGTAAAGAAAATAAGGGATATTTTGATGAAGACAGTATGGATGAATTTATAGCTTCAGATTCCGATGAAACCTCCATGAGTTTAAGCTCTGATGattacacaaaaaagaaaaaaacaaaagggaataaggggaaaaaagataGTAGTTCAAGTGGCAGTGGCAGTGACAATGATGTTGAAGTTATTAAAGTGTGGAATTCAAGATCTCGAGGAGGTGGTGAAGGACTTGTGGAAGATACAGCAAACAACCCAGCAGCTTCTTTAAAACTGGAAGAAAGTAAAGCTACTTCCTCTTCTAATCCAAGCAGCCCTGCTCCAGATTGGTATAAAGATTTTGTTACCAATTCTGATGCTGAGGTTTTGGAGCATTCTGGGAAAATGGTACTTCTCTTTGAAATTCTTCGTATGGCAGAGGAAATAGGAGACAAAGTACTTGTTTTCAGCCAGTCCCTCATATCCTTGGATTTGATTGAAGATTTTCTTGAATTGGCTAGTAGGGAGAAAACAGAAGATAAAGATAAACCTCTTATTTATAAAGGTGAAGGGAAGTGGCTCCGAAACATTGATTATTATCGTTTGGATGGCTCAACTACTGCACAATCTAGGAAAAAATGGGCTGAAGAATTTAATGATGAAACTAATGTGAGAGGATGGTTGTTTATCATTTCCACCAAAGCAGGATCTCTTGGAATTAATTTGGTTGCTGCTAATCGAGTGATTATATTTGATGCTTCCTGGAATCCATCTTATGACATCCAGAGTATATTCAGAGTTTATCGCTTTGGACAAACTAAACCTGTATATGTATATAGGTTCCTAGCTCAGGGAACAATGGAAGATAAGATTTATGACCGGCAAGTAACTAAACAGTCACTGTCATTTCGAGTTGTTGATCAACAACAGGTTGAACGTCACTTTACCATGAATGAGCTTACAGAACTTTATACATTTGAGCCAGACTTGCTAGATGATCCTAactcagaaaagaagaagaaaagagatactCCTATGCTGCCAAAGGACACAATACTTGCAGAACTTCTCCAAATACATAAAGAACACATTGTAGGATATCATGAACATGATTCTCTTTTGGAccataaagaagaagaagagttgactgaagaagaaagaaaagcagcttGGGCTGAGTATGATGCAGAGAAGAAGGGACTGACCATGCGTTTCAACATACCAACTGGGACCAATTTACCCCCTGTCAGTTTCAACTCTCAAACTCCTTATATTCCTTTCAACTTGGGGGCTTTGTCAGCAATGAGTAATCAACAGCTGGAGGATCTCATTAATCAAGGAAGAGAGAAAGTTGTGGAGGCAACCAACAGTGTGACATCTGTGAGGATTCAGCCTCTTGAAGATATAATTTCTTCTATATGGAAGGAAAATATGACTCTTTCAGAGGCCCAAGTTCAAGCATTAGCGTTAAGTAGACAAGCCAGCCAAGAACTTGATGTTAAAAGAAGAGAAGCAATCTACAATGATGTATTGACAAAACAGCAGATGTTAATCAGCTGTGTTCAGCGAATTCTTATGAACCGAAGGCTGCAACAGCAGTACAATCAACAACATCAAATGACTTACCAACAAGCAACACTGAGTCACCTCATGATGCCAAAGCCTCCTAATTTAATAATGAATCCTTCTAACTACCAGCAAATTGATATGAGAGGAATGTATCAGTCAGTGGCTAGTGGGATGCAGCCACCACCATTACAGCGTGCACCACCCCCAATGAGAAGCAAAAATCCAGGACCTTCCCAAGGGAAATCAATGTGA